From the genome of Acidobacteriota bacterium, one region includes:
- a CDS encoding threonine transporter, giving the protein MTDDIARERTSPFNSPIETGLRMLCLLSAGFPTPCSLQRLVVFDYLVVHSDDIPGGPPGLHPQTPHRSGEILVRRGVLQSGLLLYQSRGLIDTVYTTSGVFYAATDQSAPFLDVLSSSYVAGLRDRADWVVEGFSALSDTELDALVRQHIGQWGAEFALESVLWAEEQA; this is encoded by the coding sequence GTGACGGACGACATCGCGCGCGAGCGAACTTCGCCCTTCAATTCGCCGATCGAAACGGGCTTGCGGATGCTATGCCTTTTATCGGCTGGATTCCCTACCCCATGCTCACTGCAACGACTGGTCGTCTTTGACTACTTGGTGGTGCACTCAGATGACATCCCAGGAGGCCCGCCCGGGCTTCACCCGCAGACACCACACCGTAGCGGCGAGATTCTCGTACGCCGAGGCGTATTGCAATCTGGGCTACTTCTCTACCAGAGCCGCGGACTGATTGACACCGTCTACACCACTTCAGGCGTCTTCTACGCGGCGACGGATCAATCCGCACCCTTTCTGGATGTGCTGAGTTCGAGTTACGTCGCAGGCTTGCGCGACCGGGCTGATTGGGTGGTGGAGGGGTTTAGCGCGCTGAGCGATACCGAGCTTGACGCGTTGGTGCGCCAGCACATCGGTCAATGGGGAGCGGAATTCGCGCTTGAGTCAGTGTTGTGGGCGGAGGAACAGGCATGA